The following coding sequences lie in one Cannabis sativa cultivar Pink pepper isolate KNU-18-1 chromosome 5, ASM2916894v1, whole genome shotgun sequence genomic window:
- the LOC115717394 gene encoding NADH dehydrogenase [ubiquinone] 1 beta subcomplex subunit 8, mitochondrial: MAGRLSNVASKIMGANGVVSRSLASSVRHRSGMGLPVGRHIVPDKPLHVNDELTWDNGTNLPEPCIDRIADTVGKYEALAWLCGGLSCFAALGLMAVWNDKASKIPFAPKVYPYDNLRVELGGEP, translated from the exons ATGGCAGGAAGATTGAGCAATGTGGCCTCCAAGATCATGGGCGCCAACGGCGTCGTTTCACGCTCCCTCGCATCCTCTGTTCGCCACCGTTCCGGCATGGGTCTCCCCGTCGGCAGGCACATCGTCCCCGACAAGCCC CTTCATGTCAACGATGAATTGACTTGGGACAACGGGACAAATTTACCGGAGCCCTGTATAGATCGTATTGCCGATACCGTTGGAAAG TATGAAGCACTAGCTTGGCTTTGTGGGGGTTTAAGCTGTTTTGCTGCGTTGGGATTGATGGCTGTGTGGAATGACAAAGCCTCAAAGATACCTTTT GCACCAAAAGTTTATCCTTACGATAATCTTCGAGTGGAGCTTGGTGGAGAACCATAG